The nucleotide window TAAAAAATTCCCTTTTTCAATAGCCAAAAAACTTCCTTTTTTTTTCTATGGAAAAGTAAAATTCACTTCAATAAAAGGAGAAATCATAATTCGAGGGAATATAAAAAGAGGGATGATTGGTTTTGGTCAGCCTTATGAAATGAACACTTTGCATAAAGGAATTGCTGAAATTTTTATCGAGGGAAAAATGATTTTTAATGGTTATATGCAGTTTGGGAAAGATTATTTTATTTACATAGGCAAGAATGCTTATTGTGAACTTGGAAATATGTCGTCTTTGGGCACAGACGGAAAATTGATTTGTATCGAAAAAATTGTTTTGGGAGAATATTGTCGAATTGGTCACGAATCACAAATTATGGATTCCAATTTCCACCCAATGATTGATACGCTTACTGGTGAAAAATTATCGATGACAGCTCCAATCAATTTGGGAAATTATAATTATGTTGGAAATAGGGTTTCCATAATGTCAAAAACAAAAACAGCCGATTATTGCACAATTGCATCCAATAGTATTTGCAATAAAGATTATTTCAAAATGGGTTCCAATATTCTAATTGGAGGAATCCCCGCAAAATTAATCAGAGAAAATATTTCAAGAGATTGGGAATGGGAAAAAGAAGCTTTGGATGCGTTTCTGATGATTTGAAAGCTTTAAGATTCCTAATGTTTTTTAATACGAAGATTTTCGTAGATGAAATTAACTCAAATCGGGTAATAAAACTCCAAATTTAATTTGTGCTAATTTGTGGTTATAAAAGGGTCCGAATTCTTTGTTTTATTTCAAGCAAAAAATACCGGAACATCAACTTGAAATCCGCGTTTTTATAAGCCAAAATCATTTCAAAATGAATCCTTTTTAAAATAGCTTTGTGTTCTGTTTTGGATTGATTTAGTGCAATTGCTTTCTTAATTATCAAATAGGTAGAATAATTTATTTTTCTCGCTTTTGGGTCTTTTTTGATATAAAAATGAGTTCCCAAAGAATTTGTGGTTATCCTTTTTTGTATCAAAATTTCATCTATAAAATCAACTTCGTACAGTCGGCATGTCCGAATCCAAAAGTCTAAATCTTCGTAACCAAGATTTTCGTCAAAACCGCCCAAATGGTCAAAAACAGTTTTCTTTATCATCGCCGAGACTGAACAAATGCTATTGCCCCCCGAAAGAACAGAAAGGTAAATGTCGCCGGTTGGTCTGTTTTCGATGGTTTTTTTATTCTCGTCTAATGGAAAAAAACACGAATCAAAGGCTCCTTCTTCCGTAATTAATTCGGCATTTCCATATACAATGCCTAATTTTTTATAACGACTCTCTTTGAATTTTTTTAGTTGCAGTGAAATACAATTGGGTAATAAAATATCATCGGCAGCCAAATCAATAATGAATTCTCCTTTGGCGAATTTTAATGCTTTGTTGAAGGATTTTGTGTTTCCCAAATTGGTTTCATTGGCAATAAACTGGACTTTGGGATTTTTTTTAAGCCAATCTGAAATGATTGTTTTTGAATTGTCGGTACTGCAATCATCAACAATAATCAGTTCTACAAAAGGATAATCCTGATTGATAACCGAAAGCAAACTCTCCGTAACAAACTTTTCATGATTGTAACATAGGCAAATAACGGTGACCAATGAATTATCTTGCATATTGTTTTTAAAGAGTTATATATTTGATACGAAAATAAGAATTCGAATATGATATTGTCTCACAAAAAGAAGAAAATTGCTTTGATTGGCTATCGCTTAAGCGGAGGCGGAAGCGATAAAGTGATGGCAAATCTGTCTCTTTTTTTGCAAAGTCAAGGCTATGAAATTGACATAATTATTGTGTTGGACGAAGTGAGTTATCCTTATGCTGGGAAATTGGTAAACTTAGGTTTGCTGAAAAATAAATTCAATGGTTTTTTTAATAAAATGGTAAGACTCGGCGCGTTATGCAATTATTTGCAAACGAATCGATTTGATTTTATTATCGATTTTCGTTTTCGTACCAAAATCATTCAGGAACTTATTTTGGCTCGATTGATTTATAATGTCAAAACCATTTTTACGGTTCATAGTTTTTTGATTGACCATTATATGCCCAATAATTCATGGCTGACGCGATTAATGTACAATCATTGCTTGGCAAATGTGGCTCTTGGCGACGAAATGAAATTGTACATTGAAAAAAGTCATCAGCTGAAGAATGTAGTCGCTATTCCAAATTCGATTAATATCGAAGAAATTCTTCAAAAACAAGATGAAAATATAGATTTTGATTTTGAATTTGTTCTCGCAGTCGGGCAATATGAAAACGATATTAAACAGTTTGATAAGCTGATTGAGACATATTCAAAATCAGTTTTGTCTCAAAAACAAATTCATTTGGTGATTGTGGGAAATGGTGATGAATCTAGGCTGAAAGAAATTATTTCGAAGAATAATGTTTCCAATTTTATTCATCTTTTAGGATACCAAAACAATCCGTTTAAGTTTATGAAAAGAGCTCGCTTTTTGGTTTTGTGCAGTAAAAATGAAGGATTTCCAAATGTGATTTTGGAATCGTTGGCCTGTAAAACTCCGGTTGTGTCTTTTGATTGTGATTTTGGACCAAGAGATATGATTACGAATTTTAAAAATGGTATTTTAGTAGAAAATCAAAATTGGGGAAAACTTATCGAAGCGATGAATCAGCTTGTTTTAGAGGAAGTTTTATATCAAAAACTAAAAGAAAATACATTCGAAAGTATAGCTCCTTTTCATCTTGAAAAAGTTGGTGCTTTATGGTTGAATTTATTGAATGAATAAAATTCAGTTTAAAAAAATGAAACACATAGGCAAATAGATTTAATTGTAAATTATTAAAGATTGAATAGAAATAGAACTATTTTTACTTCGTCAGTTCGCCCTTCGGTCTCGGGTCACATAGATTAGCTATGTGAGAGTAAAACGACTATTAAATCTTTTTTAAACACTATAAATTCTATGTTTCTATGTGTTTAAAAATAATTTTACCCAATGAGTAAGGAACAGTAAATATGACAACAATACAAGATATTTCATTGCTCAAAATTCCCGTTGTAGAAGACCTAAACGGTAATCTTGCTTTTGTAGAAAAAGAAGTTTTACCATTTGAATTTAAGCGTGTTTATTATCTTTTTGATGTGCCAAGTTCTGCGTTTCGAGGCGGACATTCCCATATTGAACAGCAAGAAGTTTTGGTTGCACTAAGTGGTAGTTTTGAAGTTGTGATGCATGACGGAAAGGACAAAAAGAGTTTTCTGTTAAACAAACCCAACTTTGGATTGTATCTTCCAAAAGGGATTTGGAGAGAATTGGAAAATTTTTCTTCGGGTGCTGTTTGTTTGGTTTTTGCTTCCGATGTTTTTGATGAATCCGATTATATTCGGGATTATGATGCTTTTTTGAAAACAAAAAAATGAAGCTACTTTACATTGTTCCCAAAATAAAATGCGCCGGAGGTGTTGCCCGCGTTTTGAGTATAAAAGCCAATTATTTTGTCGAAAATTTTGGTTACGAAGTTCATGTTTTGTCTCAAAATGAAGATAATTTAGAACCCTTTTATTCATTCAATTCCAAAATTATTTTTCATAATATGAATTTGGGAGGGAATATTTTTCGTTTCTTTTTTTTGTTTCAAAAAAGTGTAAATCAAAAAATTAAAGCGATTAATCCCGATGTGGTTTTGGTTGCCGATAATGGTTTGAAGGCGTTTTCATATCCTTTTATTTTAAAAACAAAAACGCCAATTGTTTTTGAATGTCACGGTTCCAAATATGTTGAAGAAAAAGCGTCGAAAGCTAGTTTTCTTTTGAAATTAAAATATTGGTTTAAAGATTTTGCTGCCGGGAAATTTACCAAAATGGTAGCTTTGTCCGAGGAAAGTTTAAAAGAATGGAACGTTAAAAATGCCTTTGTCATTAAGAATCCTTCCTGGATTGAAAACCATAACAAAGCCAATTTACAATACAAAAAAGCTATTGCAATAGCGCGGAATTCTTATGAAAAAGGTTTGGATCGATTGTTGGTTATTTGGAAACAAATCAATCAAAAATATCCCGATTGGATTTTGGATATTTATACGGATGATGTTGTTTCTTTAGAAAAAAAAGCCCTTGATTTTGGAATCAATTCGGGAATTAATTATCTCAATTTTGTAAAAAACATTGAAGAAAAATATTTGGAAGCGTCTTTTTTATTGATGACTTCAAGAACCGAAGGTTTGCCGATGGTATTTTTGGAAGCAATGACTTTGGGTTTGCCTTGTGTAGCTTACGATTGTCCGACTGGCCCACGCGCCATTATTAAAGACAATTATAACGGTTTTTTAATTCCTGACGGAAATGCTGAGATCTTTGTCGAAAAAATTACTTTTTTGATTGAAAATGAAGAGCAAAGATTGAAATTTGGTTCCAATGCAACAGAAACTTCAAAGCAATTTTCAGCCGAAAAAATAATGAAGGAGTGGAAGGTGTTTTTGGAAAATTTGCGTTAGATTTCATTTCGCAAAGAAACGCAAAGAATTCGCAGAGTACCGCGAAATTTTCAAAGCCATTTTCAAGGAGATACTTTTTCTTTGCGAATCTTCGTGTATCCTCTGAGTATCTTCGTGAAATTTATTCTTATTGCTTAATCTGCGTTAAAGTACAAAAGAAACCCAATTTATAGAGGTCAAATAAAAACAAGGAAGGCTTTTGAGAAAGTAAATTGGCTTCGATTTTGGTTTTGGTTTTTTGAAAAAGAAAAGCAGTCAATCCGGTTAATTTTAATTTTTTTAAAATAACAAAACAGGAAATTATCTTGCTAGACTCGGCTGTTATTTTATTAGAATTATATAATAAAACTAGATTTTCCAAAGCAGTTTGGGTTTTCTTTAAAAAAACAATTGAAGTCTCCAGATTCAAATGAAAAACAGGATTTTCAATATGAGAAACAATTATTTTATTTGCTTCTAATTTTGATAAAAAACACAAATCTTCGTAGCCGTATTTTGTGATGGTTTGATCAAATGGATGTTGCAGAAGGAGCTCTTTTTTCAATATTAAATTTGAAGTTAAGGCACTTTTGTTTGGGTTTTGTTTTCTTTTTTCTATCGAAAGTGATTCCCTGTTTCGGCCATAAATCCATCGCAATAATTGCTCTTTTTGTGGTTGTTTGGATTCATAAAGAAGTCCGCCAAAAACAGCTTTGTTTTCTTTTTTCTGAATCTCATTTAGATAATTAGAAATGAAATTTGAACTTTCCGGAAATGTGTCGCAGTCCAAAAGAAGAAGCCAGTCAAACTTAGCTTTAACAACTATTTGATTGATATTTTTGCTTTTGCCAAAATTAGTTTCATTGGTAGAAAAAAAACAATTTTCTAAGTTATTGATTTCGTTGTTTTGGTCTAAAAAAAGAACAGAAGCATCATCTTGGCATAAAATTTCGAATTCCAAATTACATTTCACACATTGTCGATGCAATTCGCTCACTAACGGAAAAGCATTGTAATCGTAAATCGGAATAAGAATGGAAAGCATTACACGGTTCTTTGCACCACTTCAAAAATGGTGGCATCCTCACATTTTAATGTTTTGTATGGATATTTCATTAGCAATGCATAATCATGAGTTGCCATGATAACTGTTTTGCCAAGATTGTTGATTTGTCTTAAAACTTCAAGAACTTCAACACTGGTTTGTGGGTCAAGGTTCCCGGTTGGTTCATCGGCAAGGATAAATTCAGGGTCGTTCAACAAGGCTCTTGCGATGGCAATTCGCTGTTGTTCACCACCCGAAAGTTGGTGAGGCATTTTGTTGGCAAAATCTTTCATGTTGACTTTGTCTAGCACATCATCAATTTTGGCATCCATTTCTGCTTTATCAGTCCAACCCGTCGCTTTCAGAACAAAAAGCATATTGTCTTTTACCGTACGGTCCGGCAATAATTTAAAATCCTGAAAAACAATCCCGATTTTTCTTCTCAAAAACGGAATATCATCTTCTTTTAAAGTAGCCAAGTCAAATTCCACAATTTTTCCTTCACCCTCTAATAAAGGTAAATCGGCGTACAATGTTTTTAATAAACTACTCTTTCCGGAACCCGTTTTCCCGATGATGTATAAAAATTCGCCATGATTGACTTCAAGATTAACATCGGATAAAATAGTTTTTCCTTCTTGGTATATGTTTACGTTTTTTAAAGACAGTACAGATTGTGACATGATAAAATGTGTTTATTGGGTAAAAGTAAAAAGATAAAATCCAAATACAAAAGTAAAAGGAGAAAAATAAAAAGCAAAAGTTAAATTCTAAAAAAAATGATTCTAATTTTATTTTTAATAGCTAACTACGATTGAACTTAAAAATTGTATAAGTTTTGGACTTGATTTTTTCTCGCAAAGGCGCAGAGTCGCAAAGAGAATGGTTCAGAGCTTTGCGACTTTGCGACTTTGCGAGAACTGAATTTTTTTAAAAATCTCTGAGAGAAAATTTTAGCATAAATAATAGTATAAAAAAGAGAGTTCAGGTAACTGTTCAAAAAATAGTTTATAATAAAAACAAAGGAGCTTCCGTTATAAATTCATATATAATATATTTGACCATAATAAATAATAACAACAATGCGTAAACTTCCCTGGCTCTTTTTATTCTTTTCTACTGTTCAAATAACATCACTTTATTCACAAAAATCGACGATTTACACATATTCGTTAAAAGAATTTGACAAAGCACTTTCTTTGTATGAGGATAAGCAATATGCTTCGGCTCAAATTATTTTTAAGAATGTAAAAGATGCTGCCACAACTGAAGGATTGCAGTCGGATTGCGCATATTATATTGCCAATTGTGCTATTCGAACCGATCAGGAAAATGCCGAGGAGCTGATAAATCGTTTTGTGGAGGAGTACCCTTCAAGTCGCAAGCAAAATCAGGCTTACATTGATGTTGCCTATTATTATTTTGACCACAAGGAATACAAAGAGGCTTTGCAATGGTTTAATAAAGTAGACGAAAGTGTTCTGAAAAACAGTGATCGTGATAAATATAATTTCGAAAAAGGATATTGTTATTTTGATTCCAAAAAAACAAAGGAGGCCAAAAACTATTTCAGTAAAGTAGCCAACTCCAATCAATACGGAACGCAAAGCAAATATTATATGGGATTCATGGCTTATGAATCTGATGATTATGCTGAGGCGAATAAACAGTTTGACCAGGTTGCTACTAATGAAAAATATTCCGAAAAATTGTCTTATTATAAATCGGATATGAGTTTTAAATCCGGCGATTTTCAAAAAGCCATCGATTTAGGAATCAAAGCAATGCCAAATTCTACTCCAGAGGAAAAATCGGAATTGAATAAAATCATTGGCGAAAGCTATTTTAATCTAAAACAATACGATAAAGCAATTCCTTATTTGGTAGGTTATAAAGGCAAAAAAGGAAAATGGAACAATACCGATTTTTATCAATTGGGATATGCTTATTATGTGCAAAAAGATTATGAAAACGCCATTTCACAATTCAATAAAATAATTGACGGAAATGATTTTGTGGCCCAAAATGCGTATTATCATTTGGGAGAAAGTTATTTGAAATCAGGGAAAAAGCAACAAGCTTTGAATGCTTTCAAAAATGCTTCGGAAATGAATTTTAACTTAAAATTGCAGGAGGATGCGAGTTTTAATTATGCAAAACTGAGTTATGAAATTGGGAATTCGTACCAAAGTGTTCCAGAAATTTTATTGGGTTTCATTAATAAATACCCTGCAAATCCGAATAATGGAACGATAGAAAAACTATTGATTGATTCTTATATTTCTTCCAAAAACTACAAAGAAGCTTTGGTTTTATTAGATAAAAATAAAACTCCGGAAAATAGGGCAGCGTATCAAAAAGTGGTTTTCTACAGAGGATTGGAATTGTATAATGAAGGAAATTATTCGGAATCATTATTGATGTTCGAAAAAGCAATAAAGGAACCAAAAGATGCTGTTGTTACAGCGCGTGCTTCTTTTTGGAAAGCAGAATCGGAGTTTAATTTAGAGGATTATAAAGAAGCTTTGTCGGATTATCAGCAATTTGCAAATTTGGCGAAAGCCAAAGAAACGCCCGAATTCAAAAACATCAATTACAATATTGCTTACGCTAATTTTAAGCTGAAGGAATATGATGCCGCGGGGAATTCTTTCCAAAGCCAAATTGACAATAATAAAACGGATAAAGTTCGATTGAATGATTCTTATTTGCGTCTTGCTGATTGTCGATTCGTAACCGCAAAATACCAACCGGCTTTGGATGCTTACATCAAAGTAATTGAATCCAAAAGCGTGGATGGTGATTATGCTTATTTTCAAAAAGCGCTTTGTTATGGATTTCTTTCAAAAAACAGTAAAAAAATCGAAGAGATGAATTCGTTTTTGTCATTGTATCCAAAATCAGATTTTCAGGATGATGCTTTGTTTGAATTAGGAAATACGTATGTTGCTGAAAACAAAACGGATTTAGCGATAAAAACCTATGATAAAATCGTGACAGGTTTCAAAAACAGTTCTTATACTTCGAGAGCAATTTTGCGCCAGGGATTGATTTATTATAATTCGGATAAGGATGATTTGGCTATAGCCAAATTCAAAAAAGTAGCTTCAGAATTTCCTAAAACGCCCGAAGCTTACGAAGCCGTTTCGACTGCAAGAATTATTTATGTTGATAATGGAAAAGTAGATGAATATGCGAGTTGGGTACGCACTTTGGATTTTGTGGCAGTAACCGATTTGGAGTTGGATAACGACACTTTTGAGGCCGCCGAAAAACAGTTGGGGCAAGGAAACAACAAGCAGGCAATCTCGGGTTACAGCGGTTATATTTCGAAATTTCCAAATGGGGTAAATGCTTTGAAAGCTAATTTTCAATTGGCACAATTGTATTATTCAGAAGGTTCAGAGAGCAAATCGGTTCCTAATTATGAGTATGTTGTAAGTCAGCCTCGTTGCGAATATACGGAACAGTCGTTGGTGAGATTGGCTCAGATATTTTTGAAAGAGACTAATTGCGACAAAGCAAATCCGATTTTGGTTCGCATTGAAAAAGAAGCCGATTTTCCTCAGAATAAAACATTTGCGCAAGCGAATTTGATGAAATGTTATTATGAAACAAAAGATTATGCAAATGCAGTGGTGTACGCTGACAGAGTTTTGAACAATCCAAAAACGGAGGAGAATGTAAAAAGCGATGCCCAAATCATTGTAGCCCGTTCCGCAATGCAATCTGGTGATGAGGCAAAAGCCAGAACCGCTTACGCAAAATTACTAAGTGTAAGCAAAGGGGAACTCGCCGCCGAAGCTTTGTATTATGATGCTTACTTTAAAAACAAAGACGGAAAATTTGAACTTTCGAATACTGCCATTCAAAAATTAGCCAAAAATTATTCGAGCTACCGTTATTTTGGAGCCAAAGGTTTGGTTTTGATGGCAAAAAATTATTACGGGTTGAAAGATAGTTATCAGGCGACTTATGTTTTGGATAATGTAATCGAGAATTTCAGCAATTATTCGGATGTTGTTGAAGAAGCCAAAACCGAATTGAATAGAATAAAAGCGGAGGAAGCCAAAACAAATTCATCAATCACTAAATAGAAAAGCAATATGAAATCACCATTAATAGCGGGTTTGTTGCAAACAAACATCAACAAAAAAAGGTGATACCATATATGACCTATAATAAATAATTTTTACATATATGAAATTACCTTTTTATATAGTGGATGTTTTTGCTGAGGAAAAATATGCCGGAAATCAATTGGCGGTTTTTTTGGATGCCAAAGAATTGGATTCGGAAATGATGCAGAAAATTGCACGAGAAATAAATTTTGCAGAAAGTACTTTTATCACAGTTCTTCAGCCCGAAAACAACAGTGCCGAAATCAGAATTTTTACCGCCGAACACGAAATGAAGTTTGCCGGTCATCCTGTGATTGGAACTTCTTGGGTTTTGATGAATAAAATATTCGAAAGTCAACGACGCACTTTGAAATTGACGGTTCCAATTGGAGAAATCCCAATTAAGCAATCGGGAGATTTAGTTTGGTTGCAGGCCGCACAGCCTCAATTTTTGGATATTTTCCCAAAGGAAGGTTTACTGCCTTTCAGTAATTTAAGTCTATCTGATTTTGATTCGGATTTTCCGGTTCAGGAAGTGACCACGGGAAGTGCGTTTGTGATTGTACCGCTTAAAAGCAAAAAAGCATTGGAGAACTTAAATCTCGAATTGCCGAAAATGAAAGAATGGCTTTTGTTTCATTGCAAAACAAATCATAGAGCACTTTATTTCTATTGTTTTGGCGAGGGAAAACTCTACAGCAGAATGTTGTATATCGAAAGCAACCAAATCATGGAAGATGCGGCGACTGGAAGTGCAAGTACCTGTTTGCAAGCTTTTCTTTTGAAATACCATTCGGCGGAAATTAAAACAGTCAATCATCAAGGTGATTTCATCAATAGACCCTCCCGAATTTATTTTGACGGAAAATTATCAGAAGATTATTTTGATATAAAAATTGGTGGTAAAACACAATTTATTGCCAAAGGCGAATGGGAAGTATAAAAGAGAAGGCAGAAGGCAGAAATCAGATTTTAGAAAATAGAATATAGAAAATAGAAAAAAGATGAAAATCAAAAGCATAAAAACATTCACAAGAAAGTATTTAACGTTCCTGGCTCCCTCCCTTTTGGGGAGGGTTGGGGTGGGGTTACTTTTATTCCTTACCCAATTTTCTTTTGCCCAAGACAAAAAAGACAAAAAGGATGATATTGGTACAGAAGTTGTCAATGTCGTAAAACCGTTCACCCCGACAATTTCTGATGCGTTCAAAGAAAAAGAAGTTCCCGTGATTACCAATGAAGAAAATGCCAAAAAAGAAAACGTGCAATATTCGATTTTGCCTTTTCCGGTGGCTTCGACTTTTTCACCTTCCAAAGGAAATGCGCAAGGGGTTGATAAAGCAAAACAGGAAAGAATTTTCAAAAATTATGCGACCCTTGGTTTAGGGAATTATGGTCATTTGAATGCCGAATTGTACGTGAATGAAGACCTTAATAACAGTGAATATATTGGAGGAATGTTTCGCCATAATTCTTCTCAAGGCGGTATAAAAGATATTTTGTTAGACGATTATTTTTATGATACCAAAATCGATTTGTTTTACGGAGGAAATCAGGAGGGAATGTCTTGGAAAATAAAAGCGGGTTATCAAAATCAAATTTACAATTGGTACGGTTTGCCTTCCGGTTTTGGAAATACATTGCCCCTTGCTGATAGTATGGCTTTGATAAATGGGATTAATCCGCAACAATCTTATAATACGATTACTGCGGGTGGTTCGTTGGCTTTTGACGAAAGTGCGGTACAAGATGTTAATTTGGATTTTACTCATTTTACGGATGCTTACAGTTCTGCTGAAAATCGTTTTTTGGTAGCGCCAACTTTTAAGTTTGATGTGTTGGACGAAGCCGTAAAAACTAAAGTTTTTGTCGATTATCTTGATGGTAGTTTCAAGAAAGATTATTCGGGAACCAATACTGCAGACCTTCAATACGGATTTACAAATTTTGGAATCGTTCCTAGTTTTGTAATGAAAAGAGACGATTGGACAATCGATATTGGTGCAGGTTTTGTTTACAGTATGGGCAAAGAAAATGATACTAATAAGTTTTATATATATCCGGCTGTTAAGGCTTCTTATAATTTAGTTGGCGATTTGATGGTGTTTTATACGGGTGCAAACGGAAACCTGAAACAAAACAACTATAAAGATTTTGTAGATGGAAATCCTTATCTTTCTCCCACTTTGCAGATTAAACCAACCAATGAATTGTATGATGTAAATGTTGGACTAAAAGGGAAATTGGCAAGTACAGTGAGTTATGATGTTAAAGCGTCGTTCATCTCTGATGAAAATAAAGCGTTGTTGAGAAGTAATGACTACAATGAAAATAGTACGAATGCCAATTACGCTTTCGGGAATTCCTTTCAAGTCGTTTATGATGATTTGAAAACGATGCGTGTGTATGGTGAAATCAAAGCCGATTTAGCCAAAGGGGTGACTGTGGAAGCCGATGCAACCCTAAGTACTTATACGACTAAATTCCAAGAAGAAGCTTGGAATTTGCCTTCGATTGAACTGAATTCAAAAGTTGATTTCGCTATAACCGAAAAATGGTTGATGGGAATTAATTTATTTTATGTTGGCGAACGTAAAGACCAACAATTGAATACGAATGTTGTTTATGTTACGGCTCCAAGTCCAATTACTTTGGATGGTTATTTTGATTTGAATGCCAATTTGAGATACAAACACAACGATAGATTTACCGCCTTTTTGAAAGCGAATAATATTTTGAATAACGGTTACCAAAAATGGCTAAATTACCCGGTTCAAGGTTTTCAGGTAATGTTGGGAGGAAATTATAAATTTGATTTTTAAGTTTCTGAGTTGCTAAGAATCTAATAATCTAAGTTTTTAGTTATGAAGATATCGGAATATTACTGCTTAACGACTTCATATCTTAGGATCTTAGTAACTTTGCAACTTAGTAACTTTTTTCATAATGACTTTCAAACAAAAAATACACCACCGATATAATCAATTAGTACAAGACAGAATCGACGCTTTCAGGGATATGATTTCGGCTTTGACCGAAGATTCCAAAAATGATGCGAAAGGTTCTGCCGGCGATAAACACGAAACTGCTTTGTCGATGATGCATATCGAGCAGGAAAAACTCAACGCCAAACTCAAAGAGGTGTTGGGGCAGAAAGCGGTTTTGGATAAACTCGACGCTTCGTTTGTGGCAGAAACTATTATTTTGGGAAGTTTGGTAAAAGCCAACGGAATTTATTTGTACCTGTCTTTGGCTTTGCCAAAAATTAATATTGAAGGTATAAATGTTATTGCTTTGTCTCCGCAATCTCCACTTGGAAATAAGTTAATTGGAAATACGGTTGGTTTTACTTTTGAAATTAATGGGACAAAGTATTTGATTGAGGAAATCAACTGATTCATAAATTAATCTGTGTGAAATCCGTTTAATCCGTGTCATCTGTGGCTAAAAATTAATTGTTAGATTTATAAATCTGCAATACATCCAACTTTTGTTAAAGTTTTATCATTTCTCAAAACACTGTTAAATAATGTAGTCAAATTAAACATAATGTTAAATCGGTGTTTGCATTCGTTGTAAACTATCTAAATCATTAAAAAAAGATGATTCCCTAATAAAACTTTTTGTAATTTCGCCAGCTTAAAAGTCTGACTTTAAAACTAGGTAAAATTATGAGCAAAATAATGACAGTCGACATCTTGTCGAGTATTAAAGGAGCGCAGCCTTCGGAGAGCGTGAACCAATTGTTTGATGTAATTAAAAATGCACATCCTTCAAATAATAATCCTGCAAATACTGTCAATTATAATTGCGTGTCTGTAAGTGATTTAAGAGATGATGTTGTGGTAGAGAGTTCGGCTATCGAAAAACAGCTTATTTTGGAAAACTTCCCGAACAAAAAAAATGGTTTTTTAGTAGTTGCTAAAGTTATAGAAGGATAAAATGGATTCTCAAATAAAACAAATACACCAACAATTGGTGTCAAAACAAATAACTTGTACGGCTTTGGTACAAGAAAAATTAGACTTACTTAAACAAAATACATATAACTCTGTAAATTCCCTGTTGGATACTTTGGCGTTGGAATTGGCAGCTAAAGTTGATGCTAAAATCGCAAAAGGAGAGGAAATCGGTCTTTTGGAAGGAATTCCTTTTGGAATCAAAGATGTTTATATGTTACAGGGAACTTACACAACTGCAAGTTCTGATTTGTTGAAAAATTATAAATCGCCGTACACTGCTACTGCCATTCAAAAATTACTCGATGCGGGTGCTATTCCATTGGTAAAAGAAAACTGCGACA belongs to Flavobacterium gilvum and includes:
- a CDS encoding cell division ATP-binding protein FtsE; the encoded protein is MSQSVLSLKNVNIYQEGKTILSDVNLEVNHGEFLYIIGKTGSGKSSLLKTLYADLPLLEGEGKIVEFDLATLKEDDIPFLRRKIGIVFQDFKLLPDRTVKDNMLFVLKATGWTDKAEMDAKIDDVLDKVNMKDFANKMPHQLSGGEQQRIAIARALLNDPEFILADEPTGNLDPQTSVEVLEVLRQINNLGKTVIMATHDYALLMKYPYKTLKCEDATIFEVVQRTV
- a CDS encoding tetratricopeptide repeat protein, which translates into the protein MRKLPWLFLFFSTVQITSLYSQKSTIYTYSLKEFDKALSLYEDKQYASAQIIFKNVKDAATTEGLQSDCAYYIANCAIRTDQENAEELINRFVEEYPSSRKQNQAYIDVAYYYFDHKEYKEALQWFNKVDESVLKNSDRDKYNFEKGYCYFDSKKTKEAKNYFSKVANSNQYGTQSKYYMGFMAYESDDYAEANKQFDQVATNEKYSEKLSYYKSDMSFKSGDFQKAIDLGIKAMPNSTPEEKSELNKIIGESYFNLKQYDKAIPYLVGYKGKKGKWNNTDFYQLGYAYYVQKDYENAISQFNKIIDGNDFVAQNAYYHLGESYLKSGKKQQALNAFKNASEMNFNLKLQEDASFNYAKLSYEIGNSYQSVPEILLGFINKYPANPNNGTIEKLLIDSYISSKNYKEALVLLDKNKTPENRAAYQKVVFYRGLELYNEGNYSESLLMFEKAIKEPKDAVVTARASFWKAESEFNLEDYKEALSDYQQFANLAKAKETPEFKNINYNIAYANFKLKEYDAAGNSFQSQIDNNKTDKVRLNDSYLRLADCRFVTAKYQPALDAYIKVIESKSVDGDYAYFQKALCYGFLSKNSKKIEEMNSFLSLYPKSDFQDDALFELGNTYVAENKTDLAIKTYDKIVTGFKNSSYTSRAILRQGLIYYNSDKDDLAIAKFKKVASEFPKTPEAYEAVSTARIIYVDNGKVDEYASWVRTLDFVAVTDLELDNDTFEAAEKQLGQGNNKQAISGYSGYISKFPNGVNALKANFQLAQLYYSEGSESKSVPNYEYVVSQPRCEYTEQSLVRLAQIFLKETNCDKANPILVRIEKEADFPQNKTFAQANLMKCYYETKDYANAVVYADRVLNNPKTEENVKSDAQIIVARSAMQSGDEAKARTAYAKLLSVSKGELAAEALYYDAYFKNKDGKFELSNTAIQKLAKNYSSYRYFGAKGLVLMAKNYYGLKDSYQATYVLDNVIENFSNYSDVVEEAKTELNRIKAEEAKTNSSITK
- a CDS encoding PhzF family phenazine biosynthesis protein — protein: MKLPFYIVDVFAEEKYAGNQLAVFLDAKELDSEMMQKIAREINFAESTFITVLQPENNSAEIRIFTAEHEMKFAGHPVIGTSWVLMNKIFESQRRTLKLTVPIGEIPIKQSGDLVWLQAAQPQFLDIFPKEGLLPFSNLSLSDFDSDFPVQEVTTGSAFVIVPLKSKKALENLNLELPKMKEWLLFHCKTNHRALYFYCFGEGKLYSRMLYIESNQIMEDAATGSASTCLQAFLLKYHSAEIKTVNHQGDFINRPSRIYFDGKLSEDYFDIKIGGKTQFIAKGEWEV